In one Ictalurus punctatus breed USDA103 chromosome 19, Coco_2.0, whole genome shotgun sequence genomic region, the following are encoded:
- the kcnc2 gene encoding potassium voltage-gated channel subfamily C member 2, with the protein MGKLQDDHERIILNVGGTRHETYRTTLRTLPGTRLALLASIPSSSLCGSGSGSDAESALLDHHHHHHHHHHHHHEHDQQVRIGNEYFFDRHPGVFAYVLNYYRTGKLHCPADVCGPLFEEELAFWGIDETDVEPCCWMTYRQHRDAEEALDVFDMNVMDSGMGNDEDEENDEEEDKREVGKRMRVGEAEHARGTSLNRWRKWQPIIWNLFEDPYSSRAARFVAFASLFFIMVSITTFCLETHEAFNTIINKTDALRNESVLDLVPQYEIETDPALTYVEGVCVLWFTFEFLVRVTFSPDKLEFVKSVLNIIDFVAILPFYLEVGLSGLSSKAAKDVLGFLRVVRFVRILRIFKLTRHFVGLRVLGHTLRASVNEFFLLIIFLALGVLIFATMIYYAERIGANPNDPTASHHTMFKNIPIGFWWAVVTMTTLGYGDMYPQTWSGMLVGALCALAGVLTIAMPVPVIVNNFGMYYSLAMAKQKLPKKRKKHIPQVVQTASPSFCRTDLSLACNSNPVDLRLGHSRGLECHRSGDMVVSADLSAGSDITTTPEERVPMQDRHGGGTCFLLAASDYSCTADSALRKSGFEKSRSLTNIAVTSSYNSPCPIRRIRSPIPSVQ; encoded by the exons ATGGGCAAACTCCAGGACGACCATGAGAGGATAATCCTCAACGTCGGCGGCACGAGGCACGAGACATACCGCACCACGCTACGGACGCTGCCTGGTACACGCCTCGCCCTGCTCGCCTCCATCCCGTCTTCCTCCCTCTGTGGTTCTGGTTCTGGATCGGACGCAGAGTCTGCACTGCTggaccaccaccatcaccatcaccaccatcatcatcatcatcatgagcATGATCAACAGGTGCGGATCGGTAACGAGTACTTTTTCGACCGTCACCCAGGTGTGTTTGCGTACGTGCTGAATTACTACCGCACGGGGAAGCTGCACTGCCCTGCCGACGTGTGCGGCCCGCTGTTCGAAGAGGAACTCGCCTTCTGGGGCATCGACGAGACGGACGTGGAGCCGTGCTGCTGGATGACCTACCGCCAGCACAGAGACGCCGAGGAGGCGCTGGACGTGTTCGACATGAACGTGATGGACAGCGGGATGGGGAacgatgaggatgaggagaatgATGAAGAAGAGGACAAACGTGAGGTGGGGAAGAGGATGAGGGTTGGAGAGGCAGAGCATGCCAGGGGAACCAGTTTGAACCGCTGGAGGAAGTGGCAACCCATCATCTGGAACCTGTTTGAGGATCCGTACTCATCTCGGGCTGCTCGG TTTGTGGCTTTCGCCTCTTTGTTCTTCATCATGGTCTCCATCACTACCTTCTGCTTGGAGACTCACGAAGCCTtcaacaccatcatcaacaagaCGGATGCTTTAAGGAACGAGAGTGTGCTCGACTTGGTGCCTCAGTATGAAATCGAGACGGATCCAGCGCTCACATACGTGGAGGGCGTCTGCGTCCTCTGGTTCACCTTCGAGTTCCTGGTGCGAGTGACATTCAGTCCTGATAAACTGGAATTTGTCAAGAGCGTGTTGAACATCATCGACTTTGTAGCCATCTTACCATTTTACCTCGAAGTCGGACTGAGTGGTTTGTCATCCAAAGCGGCTAAAGACGTCCTGGGGTTCCTTCGAGTGGTCCGCTTCGTACGTATTCTCAGAATCTTCAAGTTGACACGTCACTTTGTCGGACTGCGGGTTCTCGGACACACCCTGCGTGCCAGCGTCAATGAATTCTTTCTCCTGATCATCTTCCTCGCCCTCGGTGTCCTTATCTTTGCCACTATGATCTACTACGCAGAGCGGATCGGCGCTAATCCCAACGACCCGACTGCTAGCCACCACACCATGTTCAAAAACATTCCCATCGGGTTCTGGTGGGCTGTGGTCACCATGACGACTCTAGGGTATGGTGACATGTACCCTCAGACGTGGTCAGGGATGCTGGTAGGGGCGCTGTGTGCACTAGCAGGTGTGCTAACAATAGCAATGCCAGTTCCAGTCATTGTCAATAACTTTGGCATGTATTACTCGCTAGCCATGGCTAAGCAGAAGCTACCgaaaaagaggaagaagcaCATTCCACAGGTGGTGCAAACTGCATCTCCATCCTTCTGCAGGACTGATCTGAGTTTAGCCTGCAACAGCAACCCTGTGGATCTgcgtttgggacacagccgaggGCTCGAGTGCCACCGATCAGGTGA TATGGTTGTCTCTGCAGACCTCAGtgcaggaagtgacatcacaaCAACTCCAGAAGAGCGAGTTCCGATGCAGGATCGGCACGGTGGTGGAACTTGCTTCCTGTTGGCTGCCAGTGATTACAGCTGCACTGCTGACTCCGCCCTTCGCAAATCAG GCTTTGAGAAATCCCGAAGTTTAACCAACATAGCAGTGACATCATCATACAACTCACCCTGTCCAATCAGACGCATTCGCTCGCCGATTCCATCAGTCCAATGA